The DNA segment GATGCCGTGTCGCTGCGATGATGCCCTGCCCGGAAAATGACCGGAAATACAAAACACTTCCCACGGTGCGCGGCCGACGGGAGGTGCCTGAAGTTTTCTGGGTACCAAAACTGCAACTGGTTTCGACAGTAGCACGTCGCCGCAGCCCGGGTCTGTCGAAAATTCCGTTCCTGTACGGCGCCGACAAAAACCCTCTCCGTGATGGCCGTAAAAGTCTCAGACCGCGAACACAGGTATTTCCGGGCCTCGGGTCTGACGGCGGACACCGAGGTGCACCGATGTACAGGGTGACCAGCGGTATTCGACCGTGCTCGAAACGCCTGGTGCGGGTCGGCGGACGCCGCTGACGATGAGGGTGTCGCAGGAACGACGGTTCCGGCCCCACTCAAGGGAGAGACGCGTGAATCCACGGAAGTCACGAAAGTCGTCGAGCATGCGCCGTGCCTCGCTCGCACTCGCACTGGTAGCCGCGTCCGTGCTCACCACGGCTCTGGCCTCGCCGTCGTTCGCCGTCCCGGCCCGGACCACCTCGTCGGCGCAGGCGGCGGATGCCAGGGTGGAGCAGCAGATCCAGGACGTACTGCGCCAGAACGAGGGCGCCGAGCGGGTGGCCAAGGACCGGATACGGCTGGAGCCGGGCGTCGAGCTGACTGTCGCGTCGTCCACCCGCGCGGCGGCCGGCATCGGCGACTGCCGGCCCGGTTACGCCTGCGTGTGGCAACACAGCAACTTCACCGGCAACCGCCTGGACTTCTACTACTACCGCTCCTACGAACTCGCCGGCTACCCCATGCCCGGCGGCGGCACCTGGCAGGACCAGATCAGCTCCTTCTTCAACAACCAGACCGGAGGCGCCTGGATGGTCGGCAGGAACTGGCTCACCGAGGGCGGCAGCAGCGGCTGGGAGTGGATCTTCGGCGGCCCGGGCGCATACCGCGAGGCCCAGGTGAGCGCCAACGACCAAGCCGATCTGATCGAGTTGTACGCGTAAGCCCGGAACATGAGGGACACGGCGCGGCGGCGCACCAGCATGGTGCCCCGCCGCGTTCCGCGTCACCGCCACCGGACCACCACCCGGACACGGAAGGCCGCGTTGGGGCTCTGGGGACGACTGTTGACGGTGTCAGGGCCCGACCCGAGGGCAGCCGGCCTCCCACCAACTCTCCGCTACCGTGGGCGTTCATGAGGGTCCTGATCATCGGTGGCAGTGGCTTTCTCGGAACAGAACTGGTCCGACAAGCCATCGCGGCGGGGCACGAAACGGCCGCGACGTTCGCCTCCCGACCGGGCGGGTCCTCGGGCGTCGCCTGGCATCGGCTTGACGTCCGGGACCCTGTGGGTGTTGCCAGGTTGCTTGCAGACGTCGACCCCTCGATCGTCATCAATGCGTCCAGTGGCCTGGCTGATTGGGCGGTCACCGCCGACGGCGCTGTCCGCGTGGCGCTGGCTGCCGCCGAGCAAGGCTGCCGCCTGGCCCACGTCTCCAGTGACGCGGTGTTCTCGGGCGCGCACGTCCGCTACGACGAGAGCAGCCTGCCCGATCCGGTCACCCCCTATGGCGCCGCAAAGGCCGCAGCTGAGACGGCGGTGCGACTGCTGGTGCCGGGTGCCGTCGTCGCTCGCACCTCGCTGATCCTCGGACACGGGCGGTCTGGGCACGAGCGCATCGTGCATGATCTGGCGGCCGGCACCCGCGGCGGGGTCCTCTTCACCGACGACATCCGTTGCCCGGTGCATGTCGAAGACTTGGCCGCTGCCTTGTGGGAGATCGCGCTGTCCGACGCGGCCGGGGTGTTCCACCTCGCCGGGGCGGATGCCTTGAGCCGTCACGACCTCGGCATGCTCATCGCCCACCATCAAGGACTTGACGGTGCGCAGCTTCCCACTGGGCGGCGCGCCGACACCAACCTGCTCGGGGCACTCGACGTACGCCTCGACAGCCGCGCAACGCAACAGCGGCTGCGAACCAGGCTCCGCGGCGCCCACGAGTTCCTCCGCGAAGACGCCCGCCGCACCCAGGATCCGCTCCAGCTGCCCCGGCAGCAGTAGTTGTGTACGGACCTCTTCGTCCCGAAGCAACTTGGGTGGGCTGGCGTTGTCACGCAGTTGGACACGCATCCTGTGCGGCTTCCAGCGGATCAGAGAGATCAGAGACTCCGATAGATCAGCCAACCGCCAAGACCGAGCAACGCCGGGGAGCCCAGGAACCACATGGCCGTCCCGGTCTGCCACAGCTGGCCGTCACTGACCTTGCGGCTGAGGATGCCAAGCACTGGAAGTCCGACGGTGATCACAAGTATGCCGACGAAGAGACCCACGCTGCTGCCCCCGTTGGTCGCTGGTCATAGAAGCGTAGGGGGCCGGTGACCGCCCGTGCCGGTGGGCGTTGCCGGATCAGCCTGTTCCGTGCCCGCGTTCGGCCTCGACACCTCCAACAGCCATGCGACCAGCCTGCGCACCCCCGGACCGTGTCCCGCATCGGATCGGCCCCCTTGTCTTCGAGCCTCGCAGCCTGAGCGGTGTGCGGCTGAGCGGCTGCCCTGTCCACCGAGTCCTCGTGCGGTCACCGCCCCGGTGACCTGTACGACGGCTGTGACGTGTCTCACCGGAACTCGCCCGCACCGTACGTCAGCTCAAGACGTGACCACAGATATGCGAACCCGGGTGCGAAACGGAGATCCGGACGCCTTCGCGGAACTCTTCGACGCGTGCGCCCGCGCGGTGTACAACCACGCCTTCCGGCTGACCGCCGACTGGTCGCTGGCCGAGGACGTGATGTCGACGACCTTCATGGAGGCGTGGCGGCGCCGTGCCTCGGTCGAGGCCGTAGGCGGCTCGCTGCGGCCGTGGCTGCTGGGCATCGCCACCAACGTCGCCCGCTCCCACCACCGCAGCAACCGCCGCTACCGCAACGCGGCGAGCGCCGCGGCCGCCGCGCACGCCGCCGAGGAACGGGTCGAGGACCACGCCGAGGAGACCGCCGGACGCCTGGACGACCGGCGCCGTATCAACGCCACGCTCGCCGCCCTCAGCCTGCTCAAGCGCCCCGAGCGTGAGGTCCTGACGCTGTGCCTGTGTGAGGGGCTGGAGTACGCCGAGGCGGCCCGCGCCCTGGGTATCCCGGTCGGCACCGTCCGCTCCCGCCTCTCCCGCGCCCGCGCCAAGCTGCGCAAGCTCGCCGACGCGCAACTGCTCGGAGAAAAAAGGGAACCCACCCGCACGAACCGGCAGATAACAGGTGATCGCGGATACGCGGTCCGGTCCGCACAGGAAGGAAACCGATGAACGCCAGCCCCTCCCACCGGCCCCACCCGGCCGAGTGGACGGAGACGCAGAGTCTGCTGCCCTCCGCCGAGCGGGATCTGCCGGCGGGCCGCCACCAGTTCCACAAGGAGCAGATGATGGCCCGGATCCACGAAGACCTCCGCACCCCCTCCCGTACGTCCGCCACCTCTCCGGTCACGCCCGTGAAGCGCTCCCACCCGTTCCTGCGCCGTACGATCCTCCTGCCCGCCGCGGCCTTCGCCCTGGCCGGCGCGGTCGCGGGCGGCCTCGCCCTCACCGGCGGCGGGGCCCACGGCGGCACGGCCGCCGGCGGCACGACCGACCTGGCCACCGGCCCCGCACTGACCACCAGGATCGGCGTCGCCGACGACAAGGGCGCCCCCCAGCTCCTCGAACGCATCTCCCTGGCCGCCGCCGACACCTCCGAGCCCACCCCGCGCAAGGGCCAGTACATCTACATCGCCTCGAAGGTGGCCGACACCTACATCGCGGTCGACGGAGACAACAAGAGCGAGGCGGTCAGTACCGAGCTGCACTCCCGCCAGGTCTGGAAATCCCTCGACGGCAGGGACGGCTGGCTGATCGAGGCCGGTGAGACCAGCGACAAGGGCATCACCCTGCAGAGCGACACCCCGGGCAGCGGCGCCTACAACGCCCTGGCCGAGCTGCCGACCGACCCCGACGCGCTGCTCCAGCGGATCTACCGCGCTTCGGACGCCGTCCGGGACCCCGAAGTCCCCCGCGACCAGGCGGCCTTCGTCGCGATCGGCGACATGCTCTTCGAAAGCTACCCGCCCGCCGAGGTCGGCGCCGCCCTCTACAAGGCCGCGGCCAAGATCCCCGGCGTCGTCGCGGTGAATGACGCGGTCGACGCCACGGGCAGGCACGGGATCGCGATCGCGCGGGAGAACCCCGTGGCCGGCGAGCGCACCGAGTGGATCTTCGACAAGAAGACGCTGCGGTTCCTCGGCGAGCGCGTCGTGGTGGTCAAGGCCATGGCTGACAGCCCCCTCAAGGTCGGTACCGTCGCGCACACCAGCGCGATCACCGAGCGCGCGGTCGTCGACGCCACCAAGCAGGTCCCCGGGCAGGCGAGCTGAATACGCGACAGAACCACAAGCGCCTCGCCCACTTGATGGTTGGCGGTGGCCGTGATCAGGACTTCTGAGCGCGTCGTTGCGGCATGTGGCCGGAGGCTGGGACTGGAGTTGGCGGGGTAGGCCGCGAGTGCTTGTGAGCGGCTTCGAAGGCGGGGCGTGTCGGTGTACGTTGCGACGGATGCCCGAGCGGTGTGCCGGCTCCGGGCTGTGAGGGGTTGCCGCGTTGCTTCGCGAGGCTGTTCTCGGCAGCGGGGACG comes from the Streptomyces griseiscabiei genome and includes:
- a CDS encoding RNA polymerase sigma factor; its protein translation is MTTDMRTRVRNGDPDAFAELFDACARAVYNHAFRLTADWSLAEDVMSTTFMEAWRRRASVEAVGGSLRPWLLGIATNVARSHHRSNRRYRNAASAAAAAHAAEERVEDHAEETAGRLDDRRRINATLAALSLLKRPEREVLTLCLCEGLEYAEAARALGIPVGTVRSRLSRARAKLRKLADAQLLGEKREPTRTNRQITGDRGYAVRSAQEGNR
- a CDS encoding peptidase inhibitor family I36 protein, giving the protein MRRASLALALVAASVLTTALASPSFAVPARTTSSAQAADARVEQQIQDVLRQNEGAERVAKDRIRLEPGVELTVASSTRAAAGIGDCRPGYACVWQHSNFTGNRLDFYYYRSYELAGYPMPGGGTWQDQISSFFNNQTGGAWMVGRNWLTEGGSSGWEWIFGGPGAYREAQVSANDQADLIELYA
- a CDS encoding CU044_5270 family protein; translated protein: MNASPSHRPHPAEWTETQSLLPSAERDLPAGRHQFHKEQMMARIHEDLRTPSRTSATSPVTPVKRSHPFLRRTILLPAAAFALAGAVAGGLALTGGGAHGGTAAGGTTDLATGPALTTRIGVADDKGAPQLLERISLAAADTSEPTPRKGQYIYIASKVADTYIAVDGDNKSEAVSTELHSRQVWKSLDGRDGWLIEAGETSDKGITLQSDTPGSGAYNALAELPTDPDALLQRIYRASDAVRDPEVPRDQAAFVAIGDMLFESYPPAEVGAALYKAAAKIPGVVAVNDAVDATGRHGIAIARENPVAGERTEWIFDKKTLRFLGERVVVVKAMADSPLKVGTVAHTSAITERAVVDATKQVPGQAS
- a CDS encoding SDR family oxidoreductase; the protein is MRVLIIGGSGFLGTELVRQAIAAGHETAATFASRPGGSSGVAWHRLDVRDPVGVARLLADVDPSIVINASSGLADWAVTADGAVRVALAAAEQGCRLAHVSSDAVFSGAHVRYDESSLPDPVTPYGAAKAAAETAVRLLVPGAVVARTSLILGHGRSGHERIVHDLAAGTRGGVLFTDDIRCPVHVEDLAAALWEIALSDAAGVFHLAGADALSRHDLGMLIAHHQGLDGAQLPTGRRADTNLLGALDVRLDSRATQQRLRTRLRGAHEFLREDARRTQDPLQLPRQQ